A single region of the Pseudomonas sp. VD-NE ins genome encodes:
- the metR gene encoding transcriptional regulator MetR — MLEIRHLKTLHALREADSLVDAADRLHLTQSALSHQFKELEERLGMALFVRKTKPVRFTSAGLRLLQLADATLPLLRAAERDIGRLAGGTAGRLHMAIECHSCFQWLMPTIDQFRDAWPEVELDLASGFAFAPLPALARGDLDLVVTSDPLEIAGITYVPLFTYEAMLAVANQHALASKPYIVPEDLLTETLITYPVERDRLDIFTRFLEPADIEPAQVRTSELTVMMMQLVASGRGVCGMPHWALHEYSSRGYVKGKRLGEKGLFATLYAAIRTDMLDAPYMRDFLLTAKDTSFSTLDGVSAVR; from the coding sequence GTGCTTGAAATCCGTCACCTGAAAACCCTGCACGCCCTGCGTGAAGCCGACAGTCTGGTCGACGCCGCCGACCGCTTGCACCTCACGCAGTCGGCGCTGTCCCACCAGTTCAAGGAACTGGAGGAACGCCTGGGCATGGCGTTGTTCGTGCGCAAGACCAAACCGGTGCGTTTCACCAGCGCCGGTTTGCGCCTGCTGCAACTGGCCGACGCGACCCTGCCGCTGTTGCGCGCCGCGGAACGGGACATCGGTCGTCTGGCCGGTGGCACCGCCGGGCGTTTGCACATGGCCATCGAATGCCACAGCTGCTTCCAGTGGCTGATGCCGACCATCGACCAGTTCCGCGATGCCTGGCCGGAAGTCGAACTCGACCTCGCCTCGGGTTTCGCCTTCGCACCGTTACCGGCACTGGCACGCGGTGATCTGGATCTGGTGGTGACTTCTGATCCATTGGAAATCGCTGGCATCACCTATGTGCCGCTGTTCACTTACGAAGCCATGCTCGCGGTGGCCAATCAGCATGCATTGGCGAGCAAGCCGTACATCGTCCCCGAAGACTTGTTGACGGAAACACTGATCACTTATCCGGTGGAACGTGATCGCCTCGATATCTTCACGCGGTTCCTGGAACCGGCCGACATCGAACCGGCGCAAGTGCGCACCTCAGAACTGACGGTGATGATGATGCAACTGGTCGCCAGCGGCCGTGGCGTCTGCGGCATGCCGCACTGGGCACTGCACGAATACAGCTCGCGCGGTTATGTGAAGGGCAAACGTTTGGGGGAAAAAGGCTTGTTCGCCACGTTGTACGCAGCGATTCGCACCGACATGCTCGATGCACCGTACATGCGCGATTTCCTGTTGACGGCCAAGGACACGTCGTTCTCGACCCTGGACGGGGTCAGCGCCGTGCGCTGA
- a CDS encoding GNAT family N-acetyltransferase, with translation MWIERLDASHALAYRELMLEAYDRHPQAFTSSVRERAVMPLSWWEGRLTSKLDVVLGAFEAGTLAGIVGLAFEPREKARHKATLFGMYVSADFRQHGLGHELVQAAIAEAQNHPALKLLQLTVTAGNDAAFNLYQRCGFIQFGLEPLAVRVGEDYFDKIHMWRQL, from the coding sequence ATGTGGATCGAACGGCTGGACGCCAGCCATGCCCTGGCTTACCGCGAACTGATGCTCGAGGCCTACGACCGTCATCCGCAGGCGTTCACCTCAAGCGTGCGCGAGCGCGCGGTGATGCCATTGAGCTGGTGGGAAGGGCGCCTGACCAGCAAGCTCGATGTAGTGCTCGGCGCGTTTGAGGCCGGCACATTGGCCGGTATCGTCGGCCTGGCCTTTGAACCGCGCGAAAAGGCCCGTCACAAAGCCACGTTGTTCGGCATGTACGTGTCGGCGGATTTTCGCCAGCATGGCCTGGGCCATGAACTGGTGCAGGCGGCCATTGCCGAAGCGCAAAACCATCCGGCGCTGAAACTGCTCCAGCTCACCGTCACCGCCGGCAATGACGCCGCGTTCAATCTCTACCAGCGCTGCGGCTTCATCCAGTTCGGCCTCGAACCTTTGGCGGTGCGGGTGGGTGAAGACTACTTCGACAAGATCCACATGTGGCGACAGCTCTGA
- a CDS encoding LysE family translocator: MIPLQDLLIFAAAALLMVLTPGPNMIYLISRSICQGRKAGVTSLLGVVAGFFVHLFAAAAGLTAVFLAVPMAYEVLKWAGALYLLWLAWQALKPGARSPFEAQQLPADSSRRLITMGFLTSALNPKIAVFYLSVFPQFITPEHGSVFTQSIMLGLTQISVSFSVNLLIALFAAAIASWFVRNPTWLALQRYFMGFVLAGLAVRLMLEQRRTA; encoded by the coding sequence ATGATCCCGCTTCAAGACTTGCTGATCTTCGCCGCTGCCGCATTGCTGATGGTGCTGACGCCGGGCCCGAACATGATCTACCTGATTTCGCGTTCGATCTGTCAGGGACGCAAGGCCGGGGTGACGTCGTTGCTCGGCGTGGTGGCGGGGTTCTTTGTGCATCTGTTTGCGGCAGCGGCGGGCTTGACTGCGGTGTTTCTTGCCGTGCCGATGGCCTATGAAGTGCTTAAATGGGCCGGTGCGCTGTACCTGTTGTGGCTGGCCTGGCAAGCGCTGAAACCCGGGGCGCGCTCGCCGTTCGAGGCGCAGCAGTTGCCGGCGGACTCGTCGCGCAGATTGATCACCATGGGCTTTCTCACCAGCGCGCTGAACCCGAAAATCGCCGTGTTCTACCTCTCGGTGTTTCCGCAGTTCATCACCCCTGAACACGGTTCGGTGTTCACCCAGAGCATCATGCTCGGCCTGACGCAGATCAGCGTCAGTTTCTCTGTCAATTTGCTGATCGCGCTGTTCGCAGCGGCCATCGCTTCGTGGTTTGTGCGCAACCCGACGTGGCTGGCGCTGCAGCGTTATTTCATGGGCTTCGTTTTGGCTGGTCTGGCCGTGCGCCTGATGCTTGAGCAACGCAGGACGGCGTGA
- a CDS encoding NUDIX domain-containing protein, translating to MTSASVVSANLIRIAAALVLNPAGQTLLVRKRGTTAFMQPGGKIEAHELPVHALARELEEELGLQIDPAQAAFLGQFSAPAANEPGFVVQAQIFQLTIDTDVIPAAEIEEVIWVDPATDPAVDLAPLTRDLILPFYRKSLSAIA from the coding sequence ATGACCTCTGCATCCGTTGTCTCTGCAAACCTCATTCGTATCGCCGCCGCGCTGGTGCTCAATCCCGCAGGCCAGACTCTGCTGGTGCGCAAGCGCGGCACTACGGCGTTCATGCAACCGGGCGGCAAGATCGAAGCGCACGAGTTGCCGGTGCACGCACTGGCGCGTGAGCTGGAGGAGGAGTTGGGCTTGCAGATCGACCCGGCGCAGGCTGCATTTCTCGGGCAGTTCTCGGCGCCTGCCGCCAACGAACCGGGGTTTGTCGTTCAGGCGCAGATCTTTCAACTGACGATCGACACTGACGTGATCCCGGCGGCTGAAATCGAAGAAGTGATCTGGGTCGATCCCGCCACTGATCCTGCTGTCGATCTGGCGCCATTGACACGTGACCTGATCCTGCCGTTTTATCGCAAGTCGCTGAGCGCAATCGCCTGA
- a CDS encoding HD domain-containing phosphohydrolase, whose amino-acid sequence MEEPSAPLPAHRPTVLLVDDEESILNSLRRLLRGQPYDLLLATSGVQALEILAQQPVNLVVSDARMPGMDGASLLAHVRERYPATVRIMLTGYADPAAIIKAINDGQIHRYISKPWNDEELLLILRQSLEHQHSEQERERLERLTRVQNDQLKLLNSTLEKHVAARTAELQQTADMLDLAYEELKHSYVTGTEVFSLLANLRLPPAKQTNRQIIELVRSYCKQHGLDEASSRDLTMAAALYNIGKLSWTDAMMTTPSDLLRHTERERYRSYPKQSESLLMTLDPMKDAARLILHHQERWDGSGFPDRLKGEGIPFGSRLLKLAVDFVELQRGLILERQMNSDEALLYLRQYAGRLYDPDLVEDFIQVCAAFLSDVTLADPSVKVLSTRDLAAGMILARNLNADNGMLLLNAGKVLSALLVEKLIAFEAMEGGKYTIFVKVPEEVEATLKALGE is encoded by the coding sequence ATGGAAGAGCCATCCGCGCCGCTGCCGGCGCATCGACCCACAGTGCTGCTGGTCGATGACGAGGAGTCGATCCTCAACAGCCTGCGCCGCCTGTTACGCGGCCAACCCTACGATCTTCTGTTGGCCACCAGCGGCGTCCAGGCGCTGGAGATCCTCGCGCAGCAGCCAGTGAACCTGGTGGTAAGTGATGCGCGCATGCCGGGCATGGACGGTGCGTCGTTGCTGGCGCATGTCCGTGAGCGTTATCCGGCGACTGTGCGGATCATGCTCACTGGCTATGCCGACCCGGCGGCGATCATCAAAGCCATCAATGACGGGCAGATCCACCGTTACATCAGCAAACCGTGGAATGACGAAGAGCTGCTGCTGATTCTGCGCCAGTCCCTCGAGCACCAGCATTCCGAGCAGGAGCGCGAGCGTCTGGAGCGCTTGACCCGGGTGCAGAACGACCAGCTCAAACTGCTCAACAGCACTCTGGAAAAGCATGTCGCGGCGCGCACCGCCGAACTGCAGCAAACCGCCGACATGCTCGATCTGGCGTACGAAGAGCTCAAGCACAGCTATGTCACCGGCACCGAAGTGTTTTCGCTGCTGGCCAATCTGCGCTTGCCACCTGCCAAGCAGACCAACCGGCAGATCATCGAACTGGTGCGCAGCTACTGCAAACAGCACGGGCTGGACGAGGCCTCCAGCCGCGACCTGACCATGGCTGCGGCGCTGTACAACATCGGCAAGCTGAGCTGGACCGACGCGATGATGACCACGCCCTCGGATCTGCTGCGCCATACCGAACGCGAGCGCTATCGCAGTTATCCGAAGCAGAGCGAATCGTTGCTCATGACCCTGGACCCGATGAAGGATGCGGCGCGTCTGATCCTGCATCATCAGGAGCGCTGGGACGGCAGCGGTTTTCCCGACCGGCTCAAGGGCGAGGGCATTCCGTTCGGCTCGCGCTTGCTGAAACTGGCGGTGGATTTCGTCGAGTTGCAGCGCGGTCTGATCCTCGAGCGGCAGATGAACAGCGATGAAGCGCTGCTGTACCTGCGCCAGTACGCCGGGCGTTTGTATGATCCTGATCTGGTCGAAGATTTCATTCAGGTGTGTGCGGCATTTCTCAGCGACGTGACGCTGGCCGATCCGTCGGTCAAGGTACTGTCCACTCGGGACCTGGCGGCGGGGATGATTCTGGCGCGCAATCTGAATGCCGATAACGGCATGCTGCTGCTCAATGCCGGCAAGGTGCTCAGTGCGCTGTTGGTGGAAAAGCTGATTGCGTTCGAAGCCATGGAGGGTGGCAAGTACACGATTTTCGTCAAGGTGCCGGAGGAGGTTGAAGCCACGCTCAAGGCGCTGGGCGAATGA
- a CDS encoding EAL domain-containing protein, with protein MTTPTVHINRRVLIVDDSPAIHGDFAKILSPVIPGDDGLGETESLLFGTPSARQSQHFELDSAFQGREALEKLEAALAQNRPYAMAFIDMRMPPGWDGLETIERLWQVDPKLQVALCTAYSDYSWEDIDRRLALNDRLLILKKPFDAIEIRQMASALTVKWQMTEDAELKMNLLEQAVQERTRELSDANVIVQNSPTVLYRLRGEPSFALMYISHNITRYGHVAADLVGSPDWAQALIHPDDQANVDAAMARVLDRHASGASIEFRMRTGQGTWRWVENRYIPVRDQDGRLLEVEGIILDITERRLAEEKLALLARSDGLTGLANRATVIERLHQAFAAARRGAMPFAVFYLDLDHFKRINDTLGHPVGDLLLQEVARRIKCGVRESDVVARLGGDEFAILQLDVSDPTQSAAMAANIRDALLAPYQLAGNALHISVSIGISSYSDLSLDADTLLGQADMALYRAKEMGRNQYHFHSEEISREVAERMTLVGELMTALEGNELLLRYAPEVDLHSGRILGMEAQVLWQHPRRGLLQACDFVPIAEKTGAIIPLGRWVLDHACHQMHLWRNEGVAPPVMAIKLSLAQLKSGPELIYNVLRTTARWEIAPWDLRFDVTEATLAQTKWTHNDALPRLRELGVSIAIDDFGTEYSSFDYLKTYRVNHLKLAQSFVNSAAHDVAGANALRAIVNFARDLDIGIIAEGQPSSDQPSTPPAAPPLPSARGMYFSAAVSAEQAGDLLKGSARLTLKEDEA; from the coding sequence ATGACAACGCCAACCGTGCACATCAATCGCCGCGTGCTGATCGTTGACGACAGCCCGGCGATCCATGGTGATTTCGCCAAGATTCTCAGCCCGGTCATCCCCGGTGACGATGGCCTGGGCGAAACCGAGAGCCTGCTGTTCGGCACCCCGTCCGCCAGGCAATCCCAGCATTTCGAGCTGGACTCGGCGTTTCAGGGCCGCGAAGCCCTGGAAAAACTCGAGGCCGCGCTGGCGCAAAACCGCCCTTACGCCATGGCCTTCATCGACATGCGCATGCCGCCGGGCTGGGATGGTCTGGAAACCATTGAGCGGCTGTGGCAGGTCGATCCCAAGCTGCAAGTTGCGCTGTGCACCGCCTATTCCGATTATTCCTGGGAAGACATCGACCGACGTCTGGCGCTGAACGACCGGCTACTGATTCTGAAAAAGCCCTTCGACGCCATCGAAATCCGCCAGATGGCCAGCGCCCTCACGGTCAAATGGCAGATGACCGAAGACGCCGAACTGAAGATGAACCTGCTGGAGCAAGCGGTGCAGGAACGCACCCGGGAGCTGTCGGACGCCAACGTGATCGTGCAGAACAGCCCGACCGTTCTTTACCGTTTGCGCGGCGAACCCTCGTTTGCGCTGATGTACATCTCCCACAACATCACCCGTTACGGCCATGTTGCCGCCGACCTGGTGGGGTCGCCCGACTGGGCACAGGCACTGATTCATCCGGACGATCAGGCGAACGTCGATGCGGCCATGGCCCGGGTGCTGGATCGGCATGCGTCGGGCGCTTCGATCGAATTCCGCATGCGCACAGGTCAGGGCACCTGGCGCTGGGTAGAGAACCGCTACATCCCGGTGCGCGATCAGGACGGCCGTCTGCTGGAAGTCGAAGGCATCATTCTCGACATCACCGAACGTCGCCTGGCCGAGGAAAAACTGGCCTTGCTCGCGCGCTCCGATGGCCTGACGGGCCTGGCCAATCGCGCCACAGTGATCGAACGCCTGCATCAGGCATTCGCCGCCGCGCGGCGGGGGGCCATGCCGTTCGCGGTGTTCTATCTGGATCTCGACCACTTCAAGCGGATCAATGACACCCTGGGCCACCCGGTGGGCGATCTGCTGCTGCAGGAAGTCGCCCGGCGCATCAAGTGCGGCGTACGTGAAAGCGACGTGGTGGCGCGCCTGGGCGGCGACGAATTTGCGATCCTGCAACTGGACGTCAGCGATCCGACCCAATCCGCCGCGATGGCTGCCAATATCCGCGACGCGCTGCTGGCGCCCTACCAACTGGCCGGCAATGCGCTGCATATTTCGGTGAGCATCGGCATCAGCAGTTACAGCGACCTCAGCCTCGATGCCGACACGCTGCTGGGACAGGCCGACATGGCGCTGTACCGCGCCAAGGAAATGGGCCGCAACCAGTACCACTTCCATTCCGAGGAAATCTCCCGGGAAGTGGCCGAACGCATGACCCTTGTCGGTGAGTTGATGACCGCCCTCGAGGGCAATGAGCTGCTGCTGCGTTATGCGCCGGAGGTTGATCTGCACAGCGGCAGGATTCTCGGCATGGAGGCACAAGTCCTCTGGCAGCATCCCCGTCGCGGCCTGCTGCAGGCCTGCGACTTCGTGCCGATCGCGGAGAAAACCGGCGCGATCATTCCGCTCGGGCGCTGGGTGCTGGATCACGCCTGCCACCAGATGCATCTGTGGCGTAATGAAGGCGTCGCGCCGCCGGTGATGGCGATCAAACTCTCGCTGGCCCAACTCAAGAGCGGCCCCGAGTTGATCTACAACGTGCTGCGCACCACCGCCCGCTGGGAAATTGCGCCCTGGGACCTGCGCTTCGATGTCACCGAGGCTACGCTGGCCCAGACCAAGTGGACACACAACGACGCGTTGCCGCGCCTGCGGGAACTGGGCGTGAGCATCGCCATCGATGATTTCGGCACCGAATACTCCTCGTTCGACTACCTGAAAACCTACCGGGTCAATCACCTCAAACTGGCGCAGAGTTTTGTCAACAGTGCTGCCCACGATGTCGCCGGTGCCAATGCCCTGCGCGCGATCGTCAACTTCGCCCGGGACCTGGACATCGGCATCATCGCTGAAGGCCAGCCGTCGTCGGATCAGCCGAGCACACCACCCGCCGCGCCCCCGCTGCCGAGCGCCCGGGGCATGTATTTCAGTGCAGCGGTCAGCGCCGAACAGGCCGGGGATTTGCTCAAGGGCAGTGCCCGTCTGACGTTAAAGGAGGACGAGGCATGA
- a CDS encoding putative bifunctional diguanylate cyclase/phosphodiesterase, translating to MKTPFPQTNRRILIIDDTPAIHDDFRKILAPQVADAVDLQQLEQTLFGSQQTPHLSFQLDSAYQGQEALALVNRALASGNPYALAFIDMRMPPGWDGLETIEQLWRVDPNLQIALCTAYSDYSWEAMAERLEFGDQLLILKKPFDSLEIRQMANALTWKWQLAQDAALKMLSLERTIEARVHELLKVSHLLQYDSLTELPNSTLLGDRLSQAMAVCRRHDKQLVVMFLGLDRFKRINNALGHPAGDEMLKRVARQLLSCVRDSDSVFRYGSDEFVVILGDINHPQQTHGIAEKLLAAIRLPQMIAGHDVSVTASLGISVYPDDGLEATELIKKAETAMRNVKEQGPDSIGFFIEAMNQHAREQHSIESGIRRALQEHEFVLHYQPKIDLRTAAVVGAEALLRWQKPGHGWVYPADFIPVAEDSGLIVPLSKWVLAEACRQTRAWQLAGLPPIRMSVNTSPIDFRQRDFVAGIERVLEQTGLAPEWLELEITEGVLMQNVEATMTALNRLKTLGTRLAIDDFGTGYSSLSYLRRFPIDVLKIDQSFIRNLCNDRNDAALVSAIINLGKSLGLDVIAEGIETAEQLAFLKAHHCEEGQGYFFSKALPADTFARLLAGTQPTPWTIE from the coding sequence ATGAAAACGCCTTTTCCCCAGACCAACCGGCGCATCCTGATCATCGACGACACGCCGGCGATCCACGATGATTTTCGCAAGATCCTCGCCCCGCAGGTGGCGGACGCCGTCGATTTGCAGCAACTGGAACAGACATTGTTCGGTAGCCAGCAGACGCCGCACCTGAGCTTCCAGCTCGACTCCGCCTATCAGGGACAGGAAGCGCTGGCACTGGTCAACCGCGCACTGGCCAGTGGCAATCCCTACGCCCTCGCCTTTATCGACATGCGCATGCCGCCCGGCTGGGATGGCCTGGAAACCATCGAGCAACTGTGGCGGGTCGACCCGAATCTGCAAATCGCCTTGTGCACGGCGTACAGCGACTACAGCTGGGAAGCGATGGCCGAACGGCTGGAGTTCGGCGATCAGTTGCTGATCCTGAAAAAGCCGTTCGACAGCCTGGAAATCCGTCAGATGGCCAACGCCCTGACCTGGAAATGGCAACTGGCGCAGGACGCGGCGTTGAAGATGCTCAGCCTTGAGCGGACCATCGAGGCGCGGGTACACGAACTGCTCAAAGTCTCGCACCTGCTGCAATACGACAGCCTCACGGAACTGCCCAACAGCACCCTGCTCGGTGATCGCCTGAGCCAGGCCATGGCGGTGTGTCGGCGGCATGACAAACAACTGGTGGTGATGTTTCTCGGCCTCGATCGCTTCAAGCGCATCAACAATGCGCTGGGCCATCCGGCGGGTGACGAGATGCTCAAACGGGTCGCTCGACAACTGTTGTCCTGCGTGCGCGATTCGGACTCGGTGTTTCGCTACGGCTCCGACGAGTTCGTGGTGATCCTCGGCGACATCAACCACCCTCAGCAAACCCACGGCATCGCGGAAAAACTCCTCGCCGCCATTCGCCTGCCGCAGATGATTGCCGGCCACGACGTCAGCGTCACCGCCAGCCTTGGTATCAGCGTCTACCCCGATGACGGCCTCGAAGCCACCGAGCTGATCAAGAAGGCCGAGACCGCGATGCGCAACGTCAAGGAACAGGGCCCCGACAGCATCGGTTTCTTCATCGAAGCCATGAACCAACACGCCCGGGAACAGCACAGCATCGAGTCGGGCATTCGCCGCGCCCTGCAGGAACATGAATTCGTCCTGCACTATCAGCCGAAAATCGACCTGCGCACAGCCGCCGTAGTGGGTGCCGAAGCACTGTTGCGCTGGCAAAAACCGGGGCATGGCTGGGTCTATCCGGCGGACTTCATCCCGGTGGCCGAGGACAGTGGCCTGATCGTGCCGTTGAGCAAATGGGTGCTGGCTGAGGCCTGCCGGCAGACCCGCGCCTGGCAATTGGCCGGACTGCCGCCGATCCGCATGTCAGTCAACACCTCGCCGATCGATTTTCGCCAGCGTGATTTCGTCGCCGGCATCGAACGCGTACTGGAACAGACAGGTCTGGCCCCCGAGTGGCTGGAACTGGAAATCACCGAAGGCGTACTGATGCAAAACGTCGAGGCGACGATGACGGCGCTCAATCGCCTGAAGACGCTGGGCACGCGTCTGGCCATCGATGACTTCGGCACCGGCTATTCCAGCCTGAGCTACCTGCGGCGGTTTCCCATTGATGTGCTGAAGATCGACCAGTCGTTCATTCGCAACCTGTGCAACGACCGCAATGATGCCGCGCTGGTCAGCGCGATCATCAACCTGGGCAAGAGCCTGGGCCTGGACGTCATCGCCGAGGGCATCGAAACCGCCGAACAACTGGCGTTTCTCAAGGCCCACCATTGTGAAGAAGGCCAAGGTTACTTTTTCAGCAAGGCGCTGCCGGCAGACACGTTTGCGCGTTTGCTCGCCGGTACGCAACCCACGCCCTGGACGATTGAATGA
- a CDS encoding cytochrome-c peroxidase: MNLFHHAMALLLYGLCVGASAEPLDEPLKPLPAVPPQDARHVELGRRLFHEPRLSINNTLSCASCHQLDKNGADSRALSLGFDGKPVAVNTPTVFNAALNFRQFWDGRVETLVEQSAVVITSPHEMGSDWHTVIERIGNDPDYRRDFAAAYPDGVTQANVQQALASFERTLLTPDSRFDQYLQGNTDILTLEEKYGYQRFKEYGCIACHQGVNIGGNMFQKFGVFGDYIADRGNPTVADQGRFNVTGDEADRAVFKVPSLRNVAITAPYFHDGSAPTLERAVDVMFQYQLGRMPSAEDKRLIMLFLTTLTGQREDKP, from the coding sequence ATGAACCTTTTCCATCACGCGATGGCGTTGCTGCTGTACGGACTCTGTGTCGGGGCCAGTGCCGAGCCGCTGGACGAGCCGCTGAAACCGTTGCCCGCAGTACCGCCGCAGGATGCCCGGCACGTGGAACTCGGTCGGCGCTTGTTCCACGAGCCACGCTTGTCGATCAACAACACGCTGTCCTGCGCCAGCTGCCACCAACTGGACAAAAACGGTGCCGACAGCCGCGCCTTGTCCCTGGGCTTCGACGGTAAACCGGTGGCCGTCAACACACCGACCGTGTTCAACGCGGCCCTCAACTTCCGCCAATTCTGGGATGGCCGCGTCGAAACGCTGGTAGAACAAAGCGCCGTCGTCATCACCAGCCCCCATGAAATGGGCAGCGACTGGCACACCGTGATCGAACGCATCGGCAACGACCCTGACTACCGTCGCGATTTCGCCGCCGCCTACCCGGACGGCGTGACCCAGGCCAATGTCCAGCAGGCGCTGGCCAGTTTTGAGCGTACCCTGTTGACGCCCGATTCGCGCTTCGATCAATACCTGCAAGGCAATACCGACATCCTCACCCTGGAAGAAAAGTACGGTTACCAGCGCTTCAAGGAGTACGGCTGCATTGCCTGCCATCAAGGGGTGAACATCGGCGGCAATATGTTCCAGAAGTTCGGTGTATTCGGCGATTACATTGCCGATCGCGGCAACCCGACCGTGGCCGACCAAGGCCGCTTCAACGTGACCGGCGACGAAGCAGACCGGGCCGTGTTCAAGGTGCCGAGCCTGCGCAACGTCGCGATCACCGCGCCGTACTTTCACGACGGTTCGGCACCCACCCTCGAACGCGCCGTGGATGTGATGTTCCAGTACCAGTTGGGGCGCATGCCAAGCGCTGAGGACAAAAGGCTGATCATGCTGTTTCTTACAACCCTGACCGGCCAACGGGAAGACAAGCCATGA
- a CDS encoding DAHL domain-containing protein yields MINISRRRSLLLLTLVALALASILLFLYIKSSSDQTMTYTESRDLIRQIKQQNSLWENELLKARVALTHNYDPLVSPMNEMNRLWARFDAIESGHGRNNSAQWNEAHESFLQAMQEKTRLVEQFKSHNALLRNSLAFLPTAEDDIQQQLASLSDFDKLQLQNITTDTYDLLLSALEFAQVTSEDRAADIEVGLNKLKVNAQRLPPAFQTPIKIMSSHISLIAREQPVVNQLLESIEGIPVADSLDNITTMLDRDQQRADEIDRQYHFYLLLFSVLLMLSLVWLAIRLIGSFAEINRVNNALQTANDALEQRVEERTRELRDAQSELLDAARQAGMAEIATNVLHNVGNVLNSVNISSDLITRKLRSSKSQGLGKAMQLINEHPDDLGGFLSEDAKGKLLPGYLNQLVVAIAQEQQEMLDELHQMNKSVDHIKDIVATQQSYAGANSLTEPLFINELLEDALRMNAGALTRHHVTVVREYADVPQVMGDKHRLLLILINLISNAKYAMSDLSNRPRTMTLAVKIVDDNFLEISVKDDGEGIAAENMTRIFAHGFTTRKEGHGFGLHSCALAAIEMSGHLTAHSDGPGQGALFTLQIPLISVTENA; encoded by the coding sequence ATGATCAACATCTCGCGGCGACGCAGCCTGCTGTTGCTGACCCTGGTCGCCCTGGCGCTGGCCTCGATCCTGCTGTTTCTGTACATCAAGTCCAGCTCCGACCAGACCATGACCTACACCGAATCGCGGGATCTGATCCGGCAGATCAAACAGCAGAACTCGCTGTGGGAAAACGAGCTCCTCAAGGCGCGAGTGGCGCTCACCCACAACTACGATCCGCTGGTGTCACCGATGAACGAAATGAACCGGCTCTGGGCGCGCTTCGACGCGATCGAGTCCGGGCATGGGCGCAACAACTCGGCGCAATGGAACGAGGCTCACGAAAGTTTCCTGCAGGCGATGCAGGAAAAGACTCGCCTGGTCGAACAGTTCAAATCGCACAACGCGCTGTTGCGCAACTCTCTGGCCTTTTTGCCCACTGCTGAAGACGACATCCAACAGCAACTGGCCAGCCTGTCGGACTTCGATAAATTGCAGCTGCAAAACATCACCACCGACACCTACGACCTGCTGCTCAGCGCCCTCGAATTCGCCCAGGTCACCTCCGAGGACCGGGCCGCCGACATCGAGGTCGGCCTGAACAAGCTGAAGGTCAACGCGCAACGCCTGCCGCCGGCGTTTCAGACCCCGATCAAAATCATGAGCAGCCATATCTCACTGATTGCGCGCGAGCAGCCAGTGGTCAATCAGTTGCTCGAAAGCATCGAAGGCATTCCCGTGGCCGACAGCCTCGACAACATCACCACCATGCTCGATCGCGATCAGCAGCGCGCCGATGAGATCGACCGGCAGTACCACTTCTACCTGCTGCTGTTTTCGGTGCTGCTGATGTTGTCGCTGGTGTGGCTGGCCATCCGTTTGATCGGCAGTTTCGCCGAGATCAACCGGGTCAATAACGCCCTGCAAACGGCCAACGATGCGCTGGAACAAAGAGTCGAAGAACGCACCCGGGAACTGCGCGACGCCCAGAGCGAACTGCTTGACGCGGCACGTCAGGCCGGCATGGCGGAAATCGCCACTAACGTGCTGCACAACGTCGGCAACGTGCTCAATAGCGTAAACATCTCCAGCGACCTGATTACGCGCAAGCTGCGCAGCAGCAAGAGCCAAGGCCTGGGCAAGGCCATGCAATTGATCAACGAACACCCGGATGACCTCGGCGGGTTCCTCAGCGAAGACGCCAAAGGCAAATTGCTCCCCGGCTACCTCAACCAACTGGTGGTCGCGATTGCCCAGGAACAACAGGAAATGCTCGACGAATTGCATCAGATGAATAAAAGCGTCGACCACATCAAGGACATCGTCGCCACCCAGCAATCCTATGCCGGCGCCAACAGCCTGACCGAACCGCTGTTCATCAACGAACTGCTCGAAGACGCGTTGCGCATGAACGCCGGCGCCCTGACCCGGCACCACGTCACGGTGGTCCGGGAATACGCCGACGTGCCGCAGGTGATGGGCGACAAACACCGGTTGCTGCTGATCCTGATCAACCTGATCAGCAACGCCAAATACGCCATGTCCGACCTTAGCAACCGCCCCCGGACCATGACCCTGGCGGTCAAAATTGTCGATGACAACTTCCTTGAAATCAGCGTCAAGGACGATGGCGAAGGCATTGCCGCGGAAAACATGACGCGGATCTTTGCCCACGGTTTCACCACCCGCAAGGAAGGCCACGGCTTCGGCCTGCACAGTTGCGCCCTGGCGGCCATCGAGATGAGCGGCCACCTCACGGCGCACAGCGACGGCCCCGGCCAGGGTGCGTTGTTCACCTTGCAGATCCCCCTGATCAGCGTCACGGAGAACGCATGA